A genomic region of Arachis stenosperma cultivar V10309 chromosome 9, arast.V10309.gnm1.PFL2, whole genome shotgun sequence contains the following coding sequences:
- the LOC130951191 gene encoding subtilisin-like protease SBT1.3 gives MANKLTMVGYYIILITNCVLLSTVCLSSSANAKFAKKTYIIQMDKSAKPNTFSNHLEWYSSKVKSVLSKSADEIRNEEEERIIYTYETAFHGVAAKLTEEEAEKLESEEGVVAIFPETKYTLHTTRSPGFLGLEPLDSTDKIWSENVADHDVIVGVLDTGIWPESESFNDTGMKPVPSHWRGACEIGRGFRKSNCNKKIVGARIFYRGYESATGRMDEKAEYKSPRDQDGHGTHTAATVAGSPVRGANLLGYAYGTARGMAPSARIAAYKVCWTGGCFSSDILSAVDRAVADGVNVLSISLGGGVSSYDRDSLSVAAFGAMEHGVFVSCSAGNAGPDPVSLTNVSPWITTVGASTMDRDFPAEVRLGNGKTIAGSSLYKGTSVLSLKKQYPLVYLGGNSSSLDPRSLCLEGTLDPKIVKGKIVICDRGISARVQKGQVVASAGGVGMILTNTATNGEELVADCHLLPAVAIGETEGKELKRYVLTKKNGKATATLAFMNTRLGIRPSPVVAAFSSRGPNFLTLEILKPDLVAPGVNILAAWSGLIGPSSLQTDHRRVKFNILSGTSMSCPHVSGVAAFIKSKHPQWSPAAIKSALMTTAYVHDNTIKPLKDASSAVPSTPYDHGAGHINPRKALDPGLVYDISPQDYFEFLCTQKLTLPQLRVFGKYSNRTCKHYLSTAADLNYPAISVLFPEKASVSSLTVHRTVTNVGPAVSKYHVMVSPFIGASVKVEPDVLNFTTKYQKLSYKVTFTTRSRPKEPEFGGLVWKDGVHRVRSPIVITYMPPI, from the coding sequence ATGGCTAACAAGCTAACAATGGTTGGATACTACATTATTCTAATAACAAACTGTGTTCTCTTGAGCACTGTCTGCTTATCATCATCTGCAAATGCTAAATTTGCAAAGAAGACTTACATCATTCAAATGGATAAGTCTGCAAAGCCAAACACATTTTCCAACCACCTTGAATGGTATTCATCAAAAGTGAAATCAGTTCTGTCCAAATCTGCTGATGAGATACGCaacgaagaagaagagaggatcatatACACTTACGAAACAGCTTTTCATGGCGTGGCTGCAAAGTTGACCGAAGAAGAAGCAGAGAAGCTAGAATCAGAAGAAGGAGTAGTGGCCATATTCCCAGAAACAAAGTACACGCTTCACACAACAAGAAGCCCAGGTTTTCTGGGCCTTGAACCATTGGATAGCACCGACAAAATCTGGTCAGAGAATGTTGCTGATCATGATGTCATCGTTGGAGTGCTGGACACAGGGATTTGGCCCGAGAGTGAAAGCTTCAACGACACAGGAATGAAACCGGTTCCTTCTCACTGGAGAGGAGCCTGTGAAATCGGAAGAGGATTCAGGAAGAGCAACTGCAACAAGAAGATTGTGGGAGCAAGAATATTCTACCGCGGGTATGAATCCGCAACAGGAAGAATGGACGAGAAAGCAGAATacaaatcaccaagagatcaAGATGGTCATGGAACTCACACTGCAGCAACAGTTGCAGGTTCACCGGTGCGCGGTGCTAACCTTCTCGGCTACGCTTACGGCACGGCGAGAGGGATGGCACCGTCGGCAAGAATCGCAGCGTATAAAGTTTGCTGGACCGGTGGATGCTTCAGTTCTGATATTCTCTCAGCCGTGGATAGAGCCGTGGCTGACGGAGTAAACGTTCTATCGATCTCTTTAGGTGGCGGAGTCTCCTCTTACGACCGAGATTCTTTATCCGTTGCCGCATTTGGAGCAATGGAGCACggagtttttgtttcttgctctGCCGGAAATGCAGGCCCTGACCCTGTGAGTCTGACCAATGTTTCACCATGGATCACCACCGTTGGAGCAAGCACAATGGACAGAGATTTTCCTGCTGAAGTAAGGCTTGGAAATGGAAAAACAATAGCCGGTTCTTCGCTCTACAAAGGAACAAGCGTTCTCTCGTTGAAGAAGCAGTATCCTCTGGTGTACTTAGGAGGCAACTCATCATCCCTGGATCCAAGATCTTTGTGCTTGGAAGGAACCTTGGATCCTAAAATAGTGAAAGGGAAGATTGTGATCTGTGACAGGGGAATCAGTGCAAGAGTTCAGAAGGGGCAAGTAGTGGCATCAGCAGGAGGAGTTGGAATGATTCTAACAAACACGGCCACCAACGGCGAAGAGCTTGTTGCCGACTGCCACCTCCTTCCGGCGGTGGCAATCGGAGAGACAGAAGGAAAAGAGCTCAAACGTTACGTGTTAACAAAAAAGAACGGAAAAGCAACTGCAACTCTGGCTTTCATGAACACAAGATTGGGAATTAGGCCTTCCCCTGTGGTGGCTGCGTTTTCTTCAAGAGGGCCTAATTTCTTAACACTTGAGATTCTGAAACCTGATCTGGTGGCTCCCGGTGTCAACATTCTTGCCGCGTGGAGCGGCCTCATTGGTCCATCTAGCTTGCAGACGGATCACAGAAGGGTCAAGTTCAACATACTCTCCGGAACTTCAATGTCATGCCCTCATGTTAGTGGTGTTGCCGCATTCATCAAGTCTAAGCACCCTCAATGGAGTCCTGCGGCTATCAAATCTGCTCTAATGACAACCGCTTATGTTCATGACAACACAATCAAGCCATTGAAAGATGCATCAAGTGCTGTTCCTTCCACTCCTTATGATCATGGTGCTGGCCACATTAATCCAAGAAAGGCTCTTGACCCTGGCTTAGTCTATGACATTAGTCCACAGGATTACTTCGAGTTCTTGTGCACACAGAAGCTAACTCTACCgcagttgagagtttttggcaAATACTCTAACAGAACTTGCAAGCACTATCTTTCAACTGCTGCTGACTTGAACTATCCAGCAATATCTGTGCTATTTCCTGAGAAAGCTTCTGTTTCTTCTTTGACTGTTCATAGAACTGTTACCAATGTAGGACCTGCTGTTTCCAAGTACCATGTGATGGTGTCACCATTCATAGGTGCTTCTGTGAAAGTTGAGCCTGATGTGTTGAATTTCACCACCAAGTATCAAAAATTGTCTTATAAGGTTACGTTTACTACAAGGTCTAGGCCTAAGGAACCCGAATTTGGAGGTCTGGTTTGGAAGGATGGTGTGCACAGGGTGAGAAGCCCCATTGTCATAACATATATGCCTCCAATATGA